A genomic segment from Nicotiana tabacum cultivar K326 chromosome 9, ASM71507v2, whole genome shotgun sequence encodes:
- the LOC107794806 gene encoding zinc finger protein ZAT10-like — MALEALKSPTTESTPTIPPIYDQVNLDSNTKRKRSKRPRNEIQPTEEEFLALCLIMLARSGGGRTNSTHHDNITTTTTAAVQQQKKQITNDPLPREDQEALIEQHSYKCSVCNKSFASYQALGGHKASHRNKHSTTTATTVSDDNSTSTTSLNPSGRSHECSICHKYFPTGQALGGHKRRHYEGKIIGGGGGSREAGGSHTVISSEAGGSARTVRDFDLNLPPPPEFSLGLTVDCRGKSQLSSEREVESPMPTKKPRLYFSD, encoded by the coding sequence atGGCTCTTGAAGCTTTGAAATCACCAACAACAGAATCAACTCCTACTATACCACCCATCTATGACCAAGTCAATTTGGATTCTAATACCAAGAGAAAACGTTCGAAACGTCCTCGCAATGAAATCCAACCAACTGAAGAGGAATTTCTTGCCCTCTGTCTTATCATGCTCGCTAGATCAGGCGGCGGCCGCACAAATTCTACTCATCATGATaatattactactactactactgctgctgtccaacaacaaaagaaacaaattaCCAACGATCCACTACCACGAGAAGATCAAGAAGCATTAATAGAGCAACATTCTTACAAGTGTAGCGTATGCAACAAGTCTTTTGCTTCTTATCAAGCACTTGGTGGGCATAAAGCAAGCCACCGTAATAAACACTCCACTACTACTGCCACCACCGTTTCAGATGATAATTCTACATCAACTACTTCTTTAAACCCTAGTGGTCGTTCTCACGAGTGCTCTATATGCCACAAGTATTTTCCTACTGGTCAAGCTTTGGGTGGCCATAAACGCCGCCACTACGAAGGCAAGATTATTGGTGGTGGTGGGGGTAGCCGTGAAGCCGGTGGTAGCCACACCGTGATATCGTCGGAAGCCGGTGGCTCAGCCCGGACAGTGAGAGACTTTGACCTGAATCTGCCGCCGCCGCCAGAATTTTCTTTGGGACTGACCGTTGACTGCAGAGGTAAAAGTCAACTTTCCAGCGAGCGAGAAGTAGAAAGCCCTATGCCTACTAAGAAACCGCGTTTATATTTTTCGGATTGA